From the Chitinophagales bacterium genome, the window GCGCTTGTATAGTTGGGTAAAGCCGGGCGGTAGAGTACTGCTCTCGGTGGATGCGCATCGCCACAGTATGTTGAAGCGTGTTTTTGCAACTATTCCGGGCGATATTTTACATCCACATCAATACACATTGCAGGAGTACGAAACATTGTGCAGTATGGTCGGTTTACACAAAGAAACTGTTGTACTGCTAAAGCAGGAATCTATTTTTTCGCATTACTTGTTGGTGCTATCAAAATAAGTAGTTGCTGAGGTGGTTTTGCAGTAATTTTTTGGTTGAATTATTTTTTTTGAAAAACTTTTTTTGGGTTAGTACTTGTAGAAATCTGAAAAGAATATACATTTGCGCTCCCAATCGAGAGGGCGCATAGCTCAGTTGGTTCAGAGCATCTGCCTTACAAGCAGAGGGTCGGAGGTTCGAATCCTTCTGCGCCCACAAACAAAAAGCTACCTACAGGTAGCTTTTTTTATTTTAATTGTTTAATCTGTTTCGCTATTTTAAAAATCAATATGTACATGAAGACTTTTTTTTCAGTGTTGGCGGTATTTGTAATGGTAATGGCATCAAGTTGCTCAAAAAAATGTACCACTTGCACTTTGCCAAGTAAAAAATGTGCTACGTGCGTAGTGCAAGGTGCTACGCAAAATCTATGCGAAGGTGATATTCCCGGAGGTGTAAGTTTAGAGCAAGTAATGTTAGGAATAACATTGGCAGGCGGTAGTTGCACGCTCAACGATTCTTCGGCAGTAAAAGAAGAGAAGTTTTGCTGGAGCGATAACGCCAGTGAAAACACAGCTAAGTTAGGTAGAATAACTTTGGAAGATAAAGGCTATACCTGCGTAGAGAAGTAATAAACCTAAGCCTGAGGTAAAGTAGTATTGTTTTTCTGGCAAGCAATGTTGTAGTGCACTAAAAGAAAACAGCACAAGCGATTGGGTTTTGTGGCAGCTTTCTTATTTTGCAGTTTATAGAATAAAAGCATTGCTAGTAAATGGAAGATAGTATACAAGCTACCGAGAGTGATTGGTGGAAATGGGGCGATCCTGCAAAACGGAAAAAGCTCACACAATATCAAAAGTTGAAAACGCATTTTGAAACGCGTTTCACCACATCGTTCGATAACATAAATAATACGCCTGCGTATAAAATAGCAGTAGATTCATCCGATGAGGTTGTTCAACTCTTCTCTCGGCATTTACCTTCTATAGAAATTAAAACCACTATAGATGCGCGCTTAAAAAAAGCTACCGGAAAGAGCTACCCCGATTTGTTATCTGCCTTTTATCATAGCAACATTCACTTACCCGATGCAGTAATTTGCCCATCTTCGCCAAGCGAGGTGCAGCAAGTAATAGCGTGGGCAAGCGAGCATCGTATTGTAGTTGTTCCGTTTGGTGGTGGAAGTAATGTGGTAGGCGCATTTGCGCAAAAAGAAAAGACAACTAAGCATGTCGTGCTGGATTTAAGTGCCTTAAACAGTGTAGTAAGCATAGATGAGGTAAACCATACCGCTGTTTTCGAGGCCGGTATTTATGGGCCGGAATTAGAACAGCATTTGAATAAGAAGGGGTTTACACTTGGGCATTTCCCCCAATCGTTTGAATACTCTACTTTGGGAGGATGGATTGTAACACGCTCGGCAGGGCAGGAGTCTTCTTATTATGGAAGGATCGAAGATATTGTTATAGCATTAAAGGTGGTTACACCTCAAGGCGAAATTTCTGCAGGTGCCTACGAAGGCGATGCGGAAGGTGTAAATATTAAATCGCTTTTCTTTGGTTCCGAAGGCACCTTTGGCATAGTGGTAGAAGCGAAAGTGCGTATTCACCCATTGCCCCAAAGTAAAAAATGGGTAACGGCCGTTTTTCCTTCGTTTGAAAACGGGACACACGCTTTGCGCGAATTGATTCATGCGGGTTTGTATCCTTCGGTTGTGCGCTATTCAGATGAACAAGAAACGTTTTTTCTATCGCAATTATCGCACGAAGCACCTTCGGTATTTTCTAAATTGAAATCGTATTTCACCCAGATGGTTTTGAAGTTTAAGGGCATCGAAAAACCTTCTCTGATGATGCTGCGTTTTGATGGCGCCTCAGATGAAGCAGTGCAGAGATCGGCATTTGCTTCATCTGTAATAAAAAAATACAATGGCCTTTTAAGTGGCGAAAGTTTGGGTAAAAAATGGGAGTTGTCTAGATTTGGACTTCCTTACTTGCGCGATGATTTATTGGAGCGTGGTATTTTTGTTGATACTATGGAAACCGTGCTTCCGTGGAATAAGATTGGCGCAATGAAGGCAGACCTACAGTTGAAATTGCAACAGTTACCGGCCTTTGGAAATGAAAAAGGGATACTGCTAGCACACCTGTCGCATGTGTACACAGCTTCGAGCAGTATTTATTTTACGGTAATTACCAGGCAAGATAGCGTGCAACCACTGGCACAGTGGCAAGCAATTAAAACTGTAGTTACGGATACCATTGTGGCGCATGGCGGGGCAGTGTCGCACCACCACAGTATTGGACGCGACCATCAAAAATGGTATGTGCAACAAACTGACACACTTACACGTGAAGTGCTAAAGGCAATAAAGCATACACTCGATCCCAATACAATTTTAAATCCCGGAAAATTGTTTGATGAATAGAGAGCAGCAAATAGCGCGCGCCCAAACAGAGCAATTTGATATTTGCATTATTGGTGGCGGCATTACGGGATCCGGTATTGCACATCATGCAGTTGCAAATGGCTATAAAGTATTGCTGTTAGAACGCGAAGATTTTGCTTATGGAACTAGTAGCCGCTCTTCAAAAATGATTCATGGTGGATTGCGGTA encodes:
- a CDS encoding FAD-binding oxidoreductase, with product MEDSIQATESDWWKWGDPAKRKKLTQYQKLKTHFETRFTTSFDNINNTPAYKIAVDSSDEVVQLFSRHLPSIEIKTTIDARLKKATGKSYPDLLSAFYHSNIHLPDAVICPSSPSEVQQVIAWASEHRIVVVPFGGGSNVVGAFAQKEKTTKHVVLDLSALNSVVSIDEVNHTAVFEAGIYGPELEQHLNKKGFTLGHFPQSFEYSTLGGWIVTRSAGQESSYYGRIEDIVIALKVVTPQGEISAGAYEGDAEGVNIKSLFFGSEGTFGIVVEAKVRIHPLPQSKKWVTAVFPSFENGTHALRELIHAGLYPSVVRYSDEQETFFLSQLSHEAPSVFSKLKSYFTQMVLKFKGIEKPSLMMLRFDGASDEAVQRSAFASSVIKKYNGLLSGESLGKKWELSRFGLPYLRDDLLERGIFVDTMETVLPWNKIGAMKADLQLKLQQLPAFGNEKGILLAHLSHVYTASSSIYFTVITRQDSVQPLAQWQAIKTVVTDTIVAHGGAVSHHHSIGRDHQKWYVQQTDTLTREVLKAIKHTLDPNTILNPGKLFDE